In Methanosarcina barkeri MS, a single window of DNA contains:
- a CDS encoding P-loop NTPase fold protein produces MTDDLKSVYHLFNPEKALFDEELKKYYVEIGENETRISKLKTRLELGLETGEHIKILFTGHRGSGKSTALNRLVSHLSDQFFVVNYNVMKLLDLNDINYTDVLLSILAQLIENSKVNKIFLKSDLVERANKWGQTITEHLISNTKEGLGIGVGLPALINIFTWMKNETETRKEIRKEIGPRVSELISIINDIVAEIECTGKQVLVIIDNLEKSDPDKALDLFGNHGTQLSQPICNIIYTFPISLKSSDRFTQIRLNFSDDIMYPNIKVHEPDGSVNRESKERALMKEIVAKRVNSNLFESEALEYIIDMSGGVLRDYIRIIRDSAVTALTRGKTVIDKAVAEEVVNDLKNTFQAQLSDEDYDVLLEVSRSKSIKRDQGLVGLLHNLSVLEYTNGRNWCDLHPIVRTILEEKHLLQQNASSD; encoded by the coding sequence ATGACTGATGATCTGAAATCTGTTTATCACTTGTTTAACCCCGAAAAAGCACTTTTTGACGAGGAACTGAAGAAATACTATGTTGAAATTGGGGAAAACGAGACACGAATTTCAAAGCTTAAGACACGCCTGGAGCTGGGACTGGAGACCGGAGAACACATTAAAATTCTGTTCACTGGTCATAGGGGTTCAGGAAAATCAACTGCTTTAAACAGACTTGTTTCACATTTAAGTGATCAGTTTTTCGTTGTAAATTATAACGTTATGAAATTACTAGATCTTAACGATATCAATTATACTGATGTACTTCTTTCTATTCTCGCACAACTGATTGAAAACTCTAAGGTAAATAAAATATTTCTCAAAAGCGATTTAGTTGAGCGAGCGAACAAATGGGGTCAGACAATAACTGAACATCTGATTTCTAATACAAAGGAAGGTCTTGGTATTGGAGTTGGCTTGCCTGCTCTTATCAATATTTTCACATGGATGAAAAACGAAACGGAGACCAGAAAAGAAATTCGAAAAGAAATCGGTCCTCGAGTTTCAGAATTAATCAGCATCATCAATGATATTGTTGCTGAAATCGAATGTACCGGAAAGCAAGTGCTTGTAATTATTGATAATCTGGAAAAATCAGATCCTGACAAAGCCCTGGATTTATTTGGGAATCATGGTACGCAGCTATCTCAGCCAATATGCAATATCATATACACTTTTCCTATTTCATTAAAAAGTTCGGACAGATTTACACAGATCCGTCTGAATTTCAGCGACGATATCATGTATCCCAATATCAAAGTCCATGAACCAGATGGTAGTGTGAACCGGGAATCAAAAGAGCGTGCGCTCATGAAAGAGATCGTCGCAAAAAGGGTGAATTCTAACCTTTTTGAATCTGAAGCCCTTGAATATATTATTGATATGAGCGGGGGAGTTCTGAGAGACTACATCAGAATTATTCGAGATTCGGCTGTCACTGCCCTTACGAGAGGAAAAACGGTTATTGATAAGGCTGTTGCAGAAGAAGTGGTCAATGATCTCAAGAATACTTTTCAGGCTCAGCTAAGCGATGAAGACTATGACGTTCTTCTTGAAGTTTCCCGTTCCAAAAGTATAAAACGGGATCAGGGTCTTGTAGGCCTGCTTCACAATCTGAGCGTCCTGGAATATACAAACGGGAGAAATTGGTGTGACCTGCATCCCATTGTCCGTACCATTCTTGAAGAGAAACATTTGCTACAGCAGAATGCAAGTAGCGATTAA
- a CDS encoding S-layer protein domain-containing protein, with product MEGAIEQRGPIVNISAGEHTILNGENCPGFYYSTSTGTYYESLELNFSGDGLIDTGNATYTSKISYGSTAFFGKKYKVFENGLITENLVSYGSRDLQRGNDYDLGNGYKLVLRGVNNDSALLELQQNSVPVTTESLEEGSKFKFNATINGTKYTILEGTLSRVLDSKDPIVSLSSVSQYSTAPIEINVGDQYGSFEVTEATDKKIELKNRVPIRMQPGDYVTILKDLIDFRVADNVYRACSYNMTKDVIKSYQIKGTSLTVNRSDSSSDSCVWTADSFGMLYYDLENNFSTERLELNLNAEDDWIPEGGLVYESSPVKVPYKNPEMRNYGENAFDGGYSVLGWDGEKYAYLGDDQGIVNVLMDDNNSRCLYSGDEWDLGEGYTLRVDDIEWDKVHLTVLRNNATVYSSIISPGKSADLGTHTFLYNKTINGIDVPLFSIYVNNVLEGNGRSGVSLKYPLHFSESPLEIKVGDTFGALTVVETSPKIRLENENALNFGSDLEVTEAIHLGSFEKETGGNLNVTFFPFMNKVEKVDSVLPTVTQWTIPTMSVEEYLLGN from the coding sequence GTGGAAGGTGCTATTGAACAACGAGGTCCGATTGTAAATATTTCAGCCGGAGAACATACAATTCTTAATGGGGAAAATTGTCCTGGATTTTATTATTCAACTTCTACTGGTACATACTATGAGTCGTTGGAGCTTAATTTCTCTGGAGACGGGCTTATTGATACGGGAAATGCAACTTATACCTCAAAAATCAGTTATGGTTCAACGGCTTTCTTTGGGAAGAAATACAAAGTCTTTGAAAATGGGTTGATCACTGAGAACCTGGTTAGCTATGGAAGTCGTGATCTTCAACGGGGTAATGATTATGATCTAGGAAATGGCTACAAACTGGTGCTTCGGGGGGTAAACAATGATTCTGCTCTCCTTGAACTTCAGCAAAACTCCGTCCCAGTTACCACGGAATCTCTTGAAGAAGGTTCAAAGTTCAAATTCAATGCTACAATAAACGGTACTAAATATACAATTCTGGAAGGAACTCTTAGCCGGGTTCTTGACAGTAAGGATCCAATTGTGAGTCTCTCAAGTGTAAGCCAGTATTCGACTGCACCGATTGAGATTAACGTTGGGGACCAGTATGGTAGTTTCGAGGTCACTGAAGCTACAGATAAAAAGATCGAATTGAAAAACAGAGTGCCTATAAGGATGCAGCCTGGAGATTATGTCACAATCCTTAAAGATTTGATTGATTTCAGAGTGGCTGATAATGTATACAGGGCATGCTCTTACAATATGACTAAAGACGTTATCAAGTCATATCAGATAAAAGGCACCTCTTTAACTGTAAATCGCTCGGATTCTTCTTCTGACTCCTGTGTCTGGACAGCTGATTCTTTTGGTATGCTCTATTATGATCTTGAAAACAATTTCAGTACAGAAAGGCTTGAACTTAATCTTAATGCTGAAGACGACTGGATTCCGGAAGGAGGTCTGGTTTATGAATCCTCGCCTGTCAAGGTTCCATACAAAAACCCGGAGATGAGGAATTATGGGGAAAATGCTTTTGATGGCGGATATTCTGTGCTTGGATGGGATGGTGAAAAATATGCATATCTTGGAGACGATCAGGGAATTGTAAATGTCCTTATGGATGATAACAATAGCAGATGTCTCTATTCCGGTGACGAATGGGACCTTGGTGAAGGATATACCCTGAGAGTAGATGATATAGAGTGGGATAAGGTCCATCTGACAGTTTTGAGAAATAATGCTACTGTTTACTCAAGCATAATATCTCCAGGGAAGTCAGCTGATCTGGGTACACATACTTTCCTGTACAATAAGACAATAAATGGTATTGACGTCCCCCTCTTTTCCATATATGTGAATAATGTCCTGGAGGGAAACGGACGCTCTGGTGTAAGCCTAAAATACCCACTACATTTTTCCGAAAGCCCTCTTGAAATAAAAGTAGGGGATACTTTTGGGGCACTTACTGTTGTTGAAACTTCCCCTAAAATCCGGCTTGAAAATGAAAATGCTCTCAATTTTGGTTCGGACCTTGAGGTTACGGAAGCAATCCACCTTGGGTCTTTTGAAAAGGAAACAGGAGGAAATCTCAATGTTACCTTTTTCCCCTTCATGAATAAGGTGGAAAAGGTAGATTCTGTTCTTCCTACAGTCACTCAGTGGACGATTCCGACAATGAGTGTTGAAGAATATCTTCTTGGAAACTAA
- a CDS encoding putative cobaltochelatase — MKNHNVIVYPFTAIVGQEKMKKALILNAINPKVGGVLIRGEKGTAKSTAVRALANLLPEIQVVEGCKYRCDPNDVNAMCEECLEKVKAGTLKSSSIKMKVVDLPVSATEDRVVGTLDIEHAIKKGEKRFEPGVLAYAHRGILYVDEINLLDDHLVDVLLDSAAMGVNTVEREGISFSHPANFVLVGTMNPEEGELRPQLLDRFGLCVDIKGIMDVARRVELIKYRLSYETDPKAFAAGWQAAESELCEQIILAQKLLPEVKISDSMLELISQICVDMGVDGHRADITMMKTSITLAAFYGRTEVLEEDVKEAAELVLPHRMRRKPFDNYSDKQDKLDESIEKQREKKKEKEKEKEKNKNEQQKKEHNEQSGKEQALSEEQKSDNPEDSTGEQPDASSETIFATGESYQIKQFSPDFRRENRNGSGRRSKTLTKSTQGRYIKSKIPEEKTTDLAFDATLRAAAPYQLVREKNGNSIVIHESDFRQKVREKKIGNLVLFVVDASGSMGAQQRMVASKGAVLSMLMDAYQKRDKVGLIAFKGTGAELLLPPTSSVEMAQKYLEELPTGGKTPLSHGLMKGYETIHAELRRDPDTCPFMVLISDGRANVSMNGEAPLQESKTIASMFRKECIQSAVIDTESSIIKFGLAQEISNALGAKYLALEDLKADSIVEAVRSSAPFEFSVPSANFSS, encoded by the coding sequence ATGAAAAACCATAACGTTATTGTTTACCCTTTTACTGCAATAGTAGGGCAAGAGAAAATGAAGAAAGCTCTGATCCTGAACGCTATAAATCCAAAAGTTGGAGGAGTTCTGATCAGGGGTGAAAAAGGTACTGCCAAATCAACAGCTGTCCGGGCCCTTGCCAATCTCCTACCTGAAATACAGGTAGTTGAAGGCTGTAAATACCGCTGCGATCCTAATGATGTAAATGCAATGTGTGAAGAATGCTTGGAAAAGGTAAAAGCTGGGACTCTTAAGAGTTCTTCTATAAAAATGAAGGTTGTGGACCTGCCTGTAAGTGCCACCGAAGACCGCGTTGTAGGAACTCTTGATATCGAACATGCTATCAAGAAAGGAGAAAAACGCTTTGAGCCTGGTGTACTTGCTTATGCTCACAGGGGTATCCTGTACGTGGATGAGATTAATCTTCTGGATGACCATCTTGTAGATGTACTCCTCGATTCAGCAGCAATGGGAGTAAACACTGTTGAAAGAGAAGGAATTTCTTTCTCTCACCCTGCGAATTTTGTGCTTGTAGGCACCATGAACCCTGAAGAAGGAGAACTTCGACCTCAATTACTTGACCGTTTCGGTTTATGTGTAGATATAAAGGGAATCATGGATGTAGCCAGACGAGTGGAACTTATCAAATACAGGCTCAGCTATGAAACCGATCCTAAAGCTTTTGCAGCAGGCTGGCAGGCTGCAGAGTCCGAGCTTTGTGAACAGATTATTCTGGCGCAGAAATTACTTCCTGAAGTGAAGATCTCAGACAGCATGCTTGAATTGATCAGCCAGATCTGTGTTGATATGGGGGTTGATGGGCACAGGGCAGACATCACAATGATGAAAACCTCAATCACACTTGCAGCTTTTTACGGCAGGACTGAGGTTCTTGAAGAGGATGTAAAAGAAGCTGCAGAATTAGTCCTTCCTCACCGTATGCGCAGAAAACCGTTTGATAATTATTCTGATAAGCAGGATAAACTCGACGAGAGTATAGAGAAACAAAGGGAAAAGAAAAAGGAAAAAGAAAAGGAAAAAGAAAAAAATAAAAACGAACAGCAAAAAAAAGAGCATAACGAGCAGTCAGGAAAAGAACAGGCCCTTTCCGAAGAGCAGAAATCAGATAACCCAGAGGACAGCACCGGGGAACAACCGGATGCTTCCTCAGAAACTATTTTTGCAACAGGAGAGAGTTACCAGATAAAGCAATTTTCTCCTGATTTTCGCAGAGAGAACCGAAATGGATCAGGTCGGCGCAGCAAAACCCTGACGAAATCCACACAGGGCAGGTATATTAAGAGTAAAATCCCAGAGGAGAAAACAACGGATCTTGCTTTTGATGCTACCCTGAGGGCAGCTGCACCTTATCAGCTTGTAAGGGAAAAAAACGGAAACTCCATAGTCATTCATGAATCGGATTTCAGGCAAAAAGTCCGTGAGAAAAAGATAGGAAACCTTGTACTCTTTGTTGTGGATGCTAGCGGTTCAATGGGGGCTCAGCAGCGGATGGTAGCTTCTAAAGGTGCAGTTCTTTCAATGTTGATGGACGCCTACCAGAAACGTGATAAAGTGGGACTTATTGCTTTTAAGGGGACAGGAGCAGAGTTGTTGCTGCCACCAACTTCCAGTGTGGAAATGGCACAAAAATATCTGGAGGAACTGCCAACCGGGGGAAAGACCCCCCTTTCCCATGGGCTGATGAAAGGCTATGAAACCATACATGCAGAACTCCGACGTGACCCTGATACCTGTCCTTTTATGGTTCTGATCTCTGACGGAAGGGCAAATGTCAGTATGAATGGTGAAGCTCCTCTCCAGGAATCAAAAACAATAGCTTCCATGTTTAGAAAGGAATGCATACAATCTGCAGTTATTGATACGGAAAGCAGCATTATTAAATTCGGGCTTGCTCAGGAAATTTCCAATGCGCTTGGAGCCAAATATCTTGCACTTGAGGACTTGAAGGCAGATTCAATAGTTGAAGCTGTTCGATCTTCAGCTCCTTTTGAATTTTCAGTTCCTTCAGCCAACTTTTCAAGTTGA
- the cobN gene encoding cobaltochelatase subunit CobN yields the protein MKIISITWNSYIPTLRKAANDLSIELEAHYSKILEDNPEEAEKVLLACEHADAVFLYYTSTPFWEDFYEKLEPLKKRVPVICVGSDPSSLTLSSVKLEIAATCFSYIIYGGQENFANMLRYLLKEVFGCEIETKPPEKIPWDGLYHPDAEKIFSNVEEYLNWYGPLKDKTVGLLISRTSWVNNELEIEKKLIKELENLNLSIVPVFAYSLKDEELGSRGMNEVIEDYFIENGRPIIDCLVKLSPFFIASSKTEERNASCAAKGIEVLRKLDVPVFQPVTSHYMTVEEWQESMGLSTEIGWSVALPEFEGGIEPIMIGAGKKEGNYMGRFPIEERCSKFASRILKWTELRKKPVNQRKVAFILHNRPCTGVEGSVGDAANLDSLESVARILNRMQEAGYTVNPPENGKDLIETIIKRKAISEFRWTPINEIVKNGGALDFVEKEEYEKFFNTLSPKVKQRVIESWGNPPGEEVDGIPAAMVYDNKLVVTGVQYGNSVVCVQPKRGCAGARCDGKVCRILHDPEVPPTHQYLATYRYLENTFGADVLVHVGTHGNLEFLPGKGVGLSGDCYPDISIGTIPHLYIYNSDNPPEGTIAKRRSLACLIDHMQTVMTSGGLYENLAELDRLLGEYEQAKHDKGREHALKHLILDEIKKSNLNSEIKADDQTPFEEVVRKAHEALGKIRNTQIQSGMHIFGQMPEGEKKVEFINSILRYDDQGSVGNKVSIRRLIAELLELDLDELISDQSRISKNGKSNGQLLEEIDSLSKEFIRTFINNPEKEPDRIIKEIFEGKSFEKQNIKGKKFEEQGVNKEINNSEIEPTRIIEEIFEGKGFEKQEIKNLSINPALLQAAASICDRILDLESRIDDSLEIEALLHGFDGGYIPAGPSGLIMRGRDDVLPTGRNFYSLDPKRIPTKAAWRVGQQLSGVLINKHIEDEGRYPENVGFYWMANDVMWADGEGMAQIMSLIGVEPVWLNNGQLKGFSVIPLKELSRPRIDVTVRVSGILRDNFPNCLEVIDEAIQAVASLDEPEEMNYLRKHSLQMVEEGADSRDATLRIFSSKPGTYSAGVQLAVYASAWKDEKDLADIFLYWNGYAYGKDVKGKEAHTQLASSLKTVDATFNKVVSDEYDLLGCCCYFGVHGGFTAAAKQASGRDVKVYFGDTREPQHVEIRDMADEMRRVVRAKLLNPKWIEGMKQHGYKGAQDISKRVGRVYGWEASTQKVDDWIFDDITKTFVLDEEMRRFFEENNPYALEEMSRRLLEAQSRGLWEPDPELLEKLKKSYLEIESLMEELAGEGEFQGGAVDIISSEDVPDWDAKMKEIRKILK from the coding sequence ATGAAAATTATTTCAATAACATGGAATTCCTATATTCCCACTCTCCGCAAAGCTGCCAACGATCTTAGTATAGAGCTTGAAGCCCACTATTCAAAAATTCTGGAAGATAATCCGGAAGAAGCTGAGAAGGTTCTTCTTGCATGCGAACATGCGGATGCGGTCTTTCTATACTATACATCAACCCCTTTCTGGGAAGATTTCTATGAAAAACTTGAACCGTTAAAAAAGAGGGTACCTGTAATCTGTGTAGGGAGTGATCCTTCCTCACTTACCCTCTCTTCGGTGAAACTTGAGATTGCAGCTACATGCTTTTCTTATATCATCTATGGAGGACAGGAAAACTTTGCCAATATGCTGCGCTATCTCTTAAAGGAAGTTTTTGGATGTGAGATTGAAACAAAACCTCCTGAAAAGATACCATGGGATGGGCTATATCATCCGGATGCAGAGAAAATATTCTCAAACGTTGAAGAGTATCTCAACTGGTACGGGCCTTTGAAAGATAAAACCGTGGGACTGCTTATCTCTCGAACTTCCTGGGTAAATAATGAACTTGAGATAGAGAAAAAACTGATAAAAGAGTTAGAAAATCTTAACCTATCGATTGTCCCTGTTTTTGCATATTCCTTGAAAGATGAGGAACTTGGAAGCAGGGGAATGAATGAGGTCATAGAGGATTATTTCATAGAAAACGGCAGGCCCATTATAGATTGCCTTGTAAAGCTTTCTCCTTTTTTTATTGCAAGCAGTAAAACCGAAGAGAGAAATGCATCGTGCGCAGCAAAAGGCATAGAAGTCCTGAGAAAGCTTGACGTCCCTGTTTTCCAGCCTGTAACTTCACACTATATGACTGTTGAAGAGTGGCAGGAGTCAATGGGATTAAGTACTGAGATCGGATGGAGTGTGGCTCTCCCGGAGTTTGAAGGCGGAATTGAACCCATCATGATAGGAGCAGGTAAAAAAGAAGGAAATTACATGGGGCGTTTTCCTATCGAAGAACGCTGCTCAAAATTTGCATCCAGAATTTTAAAATGGACCGAACTCAGGAAAAAACCGGTCAACCAGAGAAAAGTCGCCTTTATCCTGCACAACAGACCCTGCACAGGTGTTGAAGGTTCGGTAGGAGACGCTGCAAATCTTGATTCTCTCGAAAGCGTGGCAAGGATACTGAACCGGATGCAGGAAGCAGGCTATACCGTTAATCCTCCTGAAAACGGAAAAGACCTTATTGAGACCATTATCAAGAGAAAAGCAATTTCCGAGTTCAGATGGACTCCCATTAATGAGATCGTAAAAAACGGGGGAGCCCTTGATTTTGTAGAAAAAGAAGAATATGAGAAATTTTTCAATACCCTGAGCCCGAAAGTAAAGCAAAGAGTGATTGAGAGCTGGGGAAACCCTCCTGGAGAAGAAGTAGACGGCATTCCTGCAGCCATGGTATATGATAATAAACTCGTTGTGACAGGAGTACAGTATGGAAACTCCGTGGTCTGTGTGCAGCCAAAGCGAGGATGTGCAGGTGCCAGATGTGATGGGAAAGTATGCAGGATCCTGCACGACCCGGAAGTTCCGCCAACTCATCAGTACCTTGCGACCTACAGATATCTTGAAAACACCTTTGGAGCCGATGTGCTCGTACATGTTGGGACCCATGGGAACCTTGAGTTCCTGCCAGGAAAAGGGGTTGGGCTTTCAGGAGATTGCTATCCTGATATAAGCATAGGGACAATTCCCCATCTCTATATCTACAACTCTGACAACCCTCCGGAAGGTACAATTGCCAAACGCCGGAGCCTTGCTTGTTTGATAGACCATATGCAGACTGTCATGACCTCAGGAGGGCTTTATGAAAACCTTGCAGAACTTGACAGGCTGCTTGGGGAATACGAACAGGCAAAACACGATAAGGGACGTGAGCATGCCCTGAAGCACCTGATCCTTGATGAGATCAAAAAATCGAATCTGAATTCCGAGATAAAAGCCGATGACCAGACTCCTTTTGAAGAGGTAGTAAGAAAAGCGCATGAAGCTCTTGGGAAGATAAGGAATACCCAGATCCAGAGCGGGATGCATATCTTCGGACAGATGCCTGAAGGCGAGAAAAAAGTTGAATTCATAAACTCGATTTTAAGGTATGATGACCAGGGAAGTGTGGGAAACAAAGTCTCGATTAGAAGGTTGATTGCAGAACTTCTGGAACTTGACCTTGATGAATTGATCTCTGACCAGAGCCGGATTTCCAAAAACGGAAAATCAAATGGACAGTTGCTTGAAGAGATAGATTCACTCTCTAAAGAATTTATAAGAACATTTATAAATAACCCGGAAAAAGAGCCAGACCGGATAATCAAAGAGATTTTTGAAGGAAAAAGCTTTGAAAAACAGAATATCAAAGGAAAAAAATTTGAAGAACAGGGTGTCAACAAAGAGATAAATAACTCTGAAATAGAGCCAACCAGGATAATAGAAGAGATTTTTGAAGGAAAAGGTTTTGAAAAGCAGGAAATTAAAAATCTGAGCATAAATCCCGCACTTCTTCAGGCTGCCGCTTCGATCTGCGATAGAATCCTTGACCTTGAATCCAGAATAGATGACTCTCTTGAAATTGAAGCCCTTTTGCACGGTTTCGATGGAGGATACATCCCTGCCGGTCCTTCAGGCCTCATCATGCGTGGAAGAGATGATGTACTGCCAACAGGCAGGAATTTTTATTCACTTGACCCAAAAAGGATTCCGACAAAAGCTGCCTGGAGGGTAGGACAGCAACTCTCAGGGGTTCTGATTAATAAGCACATTGAAGACGAAGGCCGGTACCCTGAGAATGTGGGATTTTACTGGATGGCAAACGATGTAATGTGGGCTGATGGAGAAGGAATGGCCCAGATAATGAGCCTTATAGGGGTTGAACCAGTCTGGCTAAACAATGGACAACTGAAAGGGTTCTCCGTGATCCCCCTTAAAGAATTGAGCAGGCCCAGAATTGACGTTACGGTCCGAGTTTCCGGTATTCTACGGGACAATTTTCCAAACTGTCTTGAGGTTATAGACGAAGCAATCCAGGCTGTGGCTTCTCTTGATGAACCTGAGGAAATGAATTATCTAAGAAAACACAGCCTTCAGATGGTTGAAGAAGGAGCGGATTCAAGGGATGCCACTTTAAGGATCTTTTCGAGCAAACCCGGGACTTATTCGGCAGGAGTTCAGCTTGCAGTCTATGCAAGTGCCTGGAAAGACGAAAAAGACCTGGCAGACATCTTCCTTTACTGGAATGGGTATGCTTATGGAAAGGATGTAAAAGGCAAGGAAGCTCACACTCAGCTTGCGTCAAGCCTTAAGACTGTAGATGCTACCTTTAATAAAGTTGTAAGCGACGAGTATGACCTATTAGGATGCTGCTGTTACTTTGGGGTCCACGGAGGCTTTACAGCTGCAGCCAAGCAGGCTTCCGGAAGAGATGTAAAAGTTTACTTTGGCGATACTCGAGAACCTCAGCACGTTGAAATCCGAGACATGGCTGATGAAATGCGAAGGGTCGTAAGAGCCAAGCTTTTAAATCCAAAATGGATTGAAGGCATGAAACAGCACGGATATAAAGGCGCGCAGGACATTTCTAAAAGAGTCGGAAGAGTCTATGGCTGGGAGGCCTCCACCCAAAAAGTGGACGACTGGATTTTTGATGATATCACAAAGACCTTCGTGCTTGATGAAGAAATGCGCCGCTTTTTTGAAGAGAACAATCCCTATGCCCTCGAGGAAATGTCCAGGCGGCTCCTTGAAGCGCAGTCAAGAGGACTCTGGGAGCCTGACCCCGAGCTTCTTGAAAAGCTGAAAAAATCCTATCTTGAGATCGAGAGCTTGATGGAAGAACTGGCAGGAGAAGGAGAATTTCAGGGTGGAGCTGTTGATATAATTAGTTCTGAAGATGTCCCTGATTGGGATGCGAAAATGAAGGAAATCCGAAAAATCCTCAAATAA
- a CDS encoding PQQ-binding-like beta-propeller repeat protein produces MWLEDSPDAFIHCFDLNGTEIWKYGAGQDLGSDLDHMPAMKKIKLDSKGNIYVAASRACGYIGEKYKYLGIVYSFDSEGNLRWKFPESELMDSGVTWIDNTPDGKYAVFGTTCFTNADKWKEGTVHVLDGNTGKEYWNYSIPPLEPFFDYSAIWYSTQITPDGNNIITMTSDGRAFLFDNSRIMETSVPEVKWQENISTPVVVSGVPIYGSANYAYIINNTLIFSIGSTFSKDKNNDAPIEHPNGNSLFAYDTDGNLLWKWRVDGYAGECAMNDRYLVVPIAQNLVTKDRSAHGVYVFDVSKSGGSNSKLVQVYNTKGITIAADISPNGKYIAAMEAPARLDDGTVLGEYKVHVLT; encoded by the coding sequence ATGTGGTTAGAAGATAGCCCGGATGCTTTTATTCACTGCTTTGATTTAAACGGAACTGAAATCTGGAAATATGGAGCAGGTCAGGATCTGGGTTCAGACCTTGACCACATGCCAGCCATGAAAAAAATAAAACTGGATTCAAAAGGGAACATCTATGTTGCTGCCAGTAGAGCTTGTGGCTACATAGGAGAGAAATACAAGTATTTGGGAATAGTTTATTCTTTTGACTCCGAAGGCAATTTGCGCTGGAAATTCCCTGAATCCGAACTGATGGACTCCGGAGTTACATGGATAGATAACACTCCTGACGGAAAATACGCTGTTTTCGGGACGACCTGCTTTACAAACGCCGACAAATGGAAAGAGGGAACTGTACATGTTCTGGACGGAAATACCGGAAAAGAGTACTGGAACTATTCAATCCCGCCCCTTGAGCCATTTTTTGATTATTCAGCAATATGGTACAGTACCCAGATTACTCCTGATGGTAATAATATAATAACAATGACCAGTGATGGACGAGCCTTTTTATTTGACAATTCCAGGATCATGGAAACCAGTGTACCAGAAGTAAAATGGCAGGAAAACATTTCAACCCCGGTTGTAGTAAGCGGAGTCCCTATTTACGGCAGTGCGAATTATGCATATATTATCAACAATACCCTTATTTTCTCAATAGGCAGCACTTTCTCCAAAGACAAAAACAACGATGCTCCTATAGAACATCCCAACGGAAACAGCCTCTTTGCCTATGATACCGACGGCAACCTGCTGTGGAAATGGAGAGTGGACGGCTATGCAGGGGAATGTGCAATGAATGACAGGTATCTCGTTGTCCCTATAGCCCAGAACCTGGTGACCAAGGATAGAAGTGCCCATGGAGTGTATGTCTTTGACGTATCAAAAAGTGGAGGTTCAAATTCTAAACTTGTCCAGGTTTATAATACCAAGGGAATTACAATAGCGGCTGATATCTCCCCTAATGGAAAATATATTGCAGCCATGGAAGCTCCTGCAAGGCTTGATGACGGCACAGTGCTGGGAGAGTACAAAGTGCATGTTCTTACGTAA
- a CDS encoding outer membrane protein assembly factor BamB family protein translates to MKKSIVGLITILLLLFLVSSGCESSNTVASGENGNNSSEEILKNDSAQESGQLSQENLTSSEKSSPYIYWEYELGDITPENLSEGKSNAQDCVTYTQDGKYVAVGTGKKLTVIDVPDKKLLWEKTLGGNVSDISFSKDGKYLIAGEKSTDGYIYSLDAGTGNEIHSYRSADDLGTSTNSKYQPCIYKITAADDAVYIAAGRYWKESGYGLASRVYKFNPDGTLSWKLPANENYAQSVNWIDSSQDGKNVVRR, encoded by the coding sequence ATGAAAAAGAGTATTGTTGGGCTGATAACTATATTATTATTGTTATTTTTGGTTTCTTCGGGATGCGAATCTTCAAATACTGTAGCCTCCGGTGAAAATGGAAATAACAGTAGTGAAGAGATATTAAAAAATGATAGCGCTCAGGAAAGCGGCCAGCTGAGTCAGGAAAATCTAACCTCTTCTGAAAAATCTTCTCCTTACATTTACTGGGAGTATGAACTTGGAGATATAACTCCAGAAAATCTCAGTGAAGGAAAATCGAATGCCCAGGACTGTGTAACATACACCCAGGACGGAAAGTATGTAGCTGTTGGGACAGGAAAAAAACTGACAGTTATTGATGTGCCAGACAAAAAATTGCTATGGGAAAAAACCTTAGGAGGAAATGTTTCAGACATTTCGTTCTCGAAGGACGGGAAGTATCTGATTGCAGGGGAAAAGAGTACTGACGGATACATTTATTCTCTGGATGCCGGTACAGGAAATGAAATCCACAGCTATAGAAGCGCCGATGACCTGGGAACCAGTACGAACTCAAAATATCAGCCCTGCATATACAAAATAACGGCTGCTGATGACGCTGTATACATTGCAGCAGGTCGATATTGGAAAGAATCCGGGTATGGGCTAGCTTCAAGGGTGTACAAATTCAACCCGGATGGCACTCTTTCCTGGAAACTTCCAGCAAATGAAAACTATGCTCAGAGTGTAAACTGGATCGATTCAAGCCAGGACGGAAAAAATGTGGTTAGAAGATAG